The proteins below come from a single Paramormyrops kingsleyae isolate MSU_618 chromosome 25, PKINGS_0.4, whole genome shotgun sequence genomic window:
- the ppm1kb gene encoding protein phosphatase Mn(2+)-dependent 1K, whose translation MSAVAFMGLVRPMGSRMRLQAYRTVMALQETRRPFHGPTPVLTSNSRFDPDGSGRPTTWDAFGIWDDRIDEPILLPPSIRYGKPIPKVSLSNVGAASLIGLRKENEDRWQASQLTDSILYFAVFDGHGGAEAADFCHKYMEIHIRDLVTKEENLEIVLSRAFVEVDKAFARHLHFDDCPSLQSSGSTATVALLRDGIELVVASVGDSRALLCRKGKALKLTVDHTPERRDEKERVKKSGGFITWNSLGQPHVNGRLAMTRSIGDFDLKKMGVIAEPETKRLTLHHAHDSFLALTTDGVNFIMNSQEICDVISQCHDPKEAAQIITEQALQYGAEDNGTIIVVPFGAWGKHKNSGVQFSFSRSFVSSGRWA comes from the exons ATGTCTGCAGTAGCTTTCATGGGCCTGGTTCGGCCCATGGGGTCTCGAATGAGGCTGCAGGCCTACCGTACTGTTATGGCCCTGCAGGAAACACGGCGCCCCTTCCATGGACCGACTCCTGTACTGACCAGCAACTCGCGGTTTGACCCGGACGGGAGCGGCCGGCCGACCACCTGGGATGCCTTCGGCATCTGGGACGACCGCATCGATGAGCCCATCCTGCTTCCTCCCAGCATCCGGTATGGGAAGCCTATTCCCAAGGTGAGCCTGTCCAATGTGGGCGCCGCCTCCCTGATAGGCCTGCGCAAGGAGAACGAGGACCGCTGGCAGGCCTCTCAGCTGACCGACAGCATCCTATACTTCGCCGTCTTCGATGGCCACGGCGGGGCGGAGGCGGCAGATTTCTGCCACAAGTACATGGAGATACACATCAG AGATCTGGTTACTAAAGAGGAAAACCTCGAGATCGTTCTGTCCAGAGCTTTCGTAGAAGTCGACAAGGCCTTCGCCAGACATTTGCACTTTGATGATTGCC CGTCGCTCCAGAGCTCGGGATCCACGGCCACAGTGGCCCTATTGAGGGATGGCATCGAGCTGGTGGTGGCCAGCGTCGGAGACAGCCGGGCCCTGCTGTGCCGCAAAGGCAAGGCCCTCAAGCTGACGGTGGATCACACCCCCGAGCGAAGGGACGAGAAggagag GGTAAAAAAGAGCGGGGGCTTCATAACGTGGAACAGTCTGGGACAGCCGCACGTGAACGGCAGGCTGGCCATGACGCGGAGCATCGGGGACTTCGACCTGAAGAAGATGGGCGTGATCGCCGAGCCAGAGACCAAGCGGCTGACC CTGCACCACGCTCACGATTCATTCCTGGCGCTGACCACGGACGGGGTGAACTTCATCATGAACAGCCAGGAGATCTGCGACGTCATCAGCCAGTGCCACGACCCCAAGGAGGCTGCCCAGATCATCACGGAGCAG GCCCTTCAGTACGGCGCCGAGGACAACGGCACCATCATAGTGGTTCCTTTCGGGGCCTGGGGGAAGCACAAAAACTCCGGCGTTCAGTTCTCCTTCAGTCGCAGTTTCGTGTCCAGCGGCCGGTGGGCGTGA
- the LOC111837251 gene encoding probable E3 ubiquitin-protein ligase HERC6 isoform X2 codes for MYSWGDGSRGHLGLRLQGAGTAVAVPRELADFPEQVTQVAAGESHTLILSNSGKIWTCGRNSSGQLGRRKGTNNVPVALDRPESAVGVASGQEHCLALCKSGEVLAWGRGSEGQLGTGRFDKQLKPRIIRLTMSSSMPTPVIQVACGKYHSLALTKEGEMFSWGRNSYGQLGLGKAISTQDVPSRVLSLIGVPVIQVCAGGEHSFAISLSGEIYCCGANNVGQLGLNRVDENGRFTVCAVPALRALSVCNISCGEAHSVVLSKDGDVFTFGEGKHGQLGHNSRNNELRPKKVEGLEGRAKQIACGSHHTLVLMASGHLLAFGNGSVGQLGTGRTENQLQPTPVQETWRSTGASADTDMKIAAGWNVSFIYSAPPQEPVEHICEKLQRWFPLTADNTHPGNVERDPALIFSSSSALVASFLREREPPLGDPSSVDLHAARRVFGQLQGRSWMDAAAKLVSDLFLHSKHMRSVEIFLILPECQLFQNDQNIIDFIQPMARSIINLPESSIKRLRTLWSSLELESFKKHLGMWKHALSILLKANLLPVYNTFVKDLLQILKEMHKANKSRKASQTVPASEFHLLDLNLFPVLFEDLGLWYLWKNQEETPETPAIFCRFPFVLDLQRKTFVFQSAAAAIKMWPIVTPPLCLPLRRFALIEDTFQKLSTIDHENFKKDLAVRFVERENSELTLLDRKDFFLQIFKELFLPESGMFWTNDSGTLVWFPVKPTQPMKRYFLFGVLCGLAVHNNNTVHLPFPQVLFKKLLNAKPTLEDLRELSPELGNTLKNILEDRDDVAAMDLTYSVSWDGVTVELDPTEKDKPVTNANKYDFVRAYVDHILNKSVETIFGEVKRGFFTVCDVNLVELFQPHELMELMVGNEEYEWEKFRQNSIYEGAYQSNHPYIKMFWEVFEELSEDEKRTFFLFLTGSKRVPILGMDQVIMTVQCSPEWTEDHSAEALTCHNLLYLPIYPTKEMLKTKLIHAITHNRDFWMDEFKAAQP; via the exons ATGTACAGCTGGGGAGACGGCTCGCGTGGGCATCTCGGGCTTCGCCTGCAAGGCGCTGGCACAGCAGTGGCGGTGCCCCGAGAACTCGCTGACTTCCCCGAACAGGTGACACAAGTAGCCGCTGGAGAATCCCATACTCTGATTCTCAGCAATAGCGGGAAGATCTGGACATGCGGGCGCAACTCATCGGGACAACTCGGAAGACGAAAAGGAACGAACAATGTCCCAG TGGCATTGGATAGGCCAGAGAGCGCAGTGGGCGTGGCCAGCGGGCAGGAGCATTGCCTAGCGCTGTGTAAGTCGGGGGAGGTGCTGGCGTGGGGGCGTGGCAGCGAAGGCCAGCTGGGGACCGGACGCTTCGATAAACAGCTGAAGCCAAG GATAATACGTCTAACCATGTCATCAAGTATGCCTACACCTGTAATTCAAGTTGCATGCGGAAAATATCATTCCCTGGCTCTGACTAAGG AGGGTGAGATGTTTTCTTGGGGAAGGAACAGCTATGGACAGCTAGGCCTTGGCAAGGCTATTTCCACGCAGGATGTTCCCTCTCGGGTCCTCTCTCTTATTGGAGTGCCAGTGATCCAGGTTTGCGCAGGAGGAGAGCACAGCTTTGCCATCTCCCTCTCTGGGGAGATTTACTGCTGTGGAGCCAATAATGTTGGCCAACTGGGCCTCAACAGGGTGGATGAAAATG GAAGATTCACTGTATGTGCAGTTCCTGCTCTTAGAGCCCTTAGCGTGTGCAACATAAGTTGTGGAGAAGCCCATTCCGTGGTCCTCAGCAAG GATGGTGATGTGTTCACCTTTGGAGAGGGGAAGCATGGCCAGCTTGGACACAACTCCAGGAATAATGAGCTGAGACCTAAGAAGGTGGAGGGCTTAGAGGGTCGTGCTAAACAGATAGCATGTGGCAG CCATCATACCCTGGTGCTCATGGCATCCGGGCACCTGCTGGCCTTCGGGAATGGATCGGTGGGCCAGCTGGGGACCGGGCGAACAGAGAACCAGCTACAGCCCACCCCCGTGCAAGAAACCTGGAGATCCACTGGAGCGTCTGCAGATACTG ACATGAAGATAGCAGCGGGTTGGAATGTAAGCTTCATTTACTCCGCACCACCTCAG GAACCTGTTGAACATATTTGCGAGAAACTGCAGCGATGGTTTCCACTGACGGCAGACAATACTCATCCTGGGAACGTAGAAAg GGATCCTGCCCTTATCTTTTCATCAAGTTCTGCTCTGGTCGCAAGTTTCCTTAGAGAGAG AGAACCTCCTTTGGGTGACCCATCTTCTGTTGACCTACATGCTGCCAGACGGGTCTTCGGCCAACTGCAGGGCAGAAGTTGGATG GATGCAGCTGCGAAATTGGTCTCCGACCTTTTTCTCCATTCAAAACACATGAGATCAGTGGAGATCTTCCTCATACTGCCTGAATGTCAGCTGTTCCAGAACGACCAGAATATCATTGACTTTATCCAGCCAATGGCCAGATCCATCATCAATTTACCTGAATCGTCAATCAAACGGCTGA GAACCCTGTGGTCCTCTTTGGAGCTGGAGTCATTCAAGAAACACCTTGGCATGTGGAAACATGCTCTGTCCATCCTGCTGAAGGCTAACCTGCTTCCTGTGTATAATACGTTTGTGAAAGACTTACTTCAGATTCTGAAGGAAATGCACAAA GCAAATAAAAGCAGAAAAGCATCTCAGACTGTTCCTGCTTCTGAATTTCATTTACTGGACCTGAATCTCTTCCCTGTTTTGTTTGAGGACTTGGGTCTGTGGTATCTTTGGAAGAACCAGGAG GAGACCCCAGAGACTCCAGCCATTTTCTGCCGCTTTCCATTTGTTCTGGACCTTCAGAGAAAGACCTTTGTCTTTCAGTCAGCTGCAGCCGCGATTAAG ATGTGGCCCATTGTGACGCCACCACTGTGTCTCCCGCTCCGCCGCTTTGCACTCATCGAGGACACATTCCAGAAACTCAGCACCATCGACCACGAGAACTTCAAGAAGGATCTTGCG GTCAGGTTTGTGGAGAGGGAAAATTCAGAGCTGACGCTTCTCGACCGAAAGGACTTCTTCCTTCAGATTTTCAAGGAGCTGTTTTTGCCGGAATCTGGAATGTTCTGGACCAATGATTCAGGAACGTTGGTGTGGTTCCCTGTGAAG CCCACGCAACCAATGAAAAGGTACTTCCTGTTTGGGGTCTTGTGTGGACTAGCTGTACACAACAACAACACTGTGCACCTACCATTTCCCCAAGTTCTATTCAAGAAGCTGTTAAATGCAAAACCCACATTGGAGGACTTGAGAGAACTCAGCCCTGAACTTGGAAA TACTTTGAAGAACATCTTGGAGGACAGAGATGATGTTGCAGCCATGGACCTGACCTACTCA GTGAGCTGGGATGGTGTAACTGTGGAACTGGATCCCACTGAAAAAGACAAACCTGTCACCAATGCCAACAA ATATGATTTTGTCAGGGCCTATGTTGATCACATCCTAAACAAATCAGTGGAGACGATCTTTGGGGAGGTCAAGAGAGGCTTCTTCACGGTTTGTGACGTGAACTTGGTGGAGCTCTTCCAGCCTCACGAACTGATGGAGCTGATGGTGGGGAATGAGGAATATGAGTGGGAGAAATTCAGACAG AACTCAATATATGAGGGAGCGTACCAGTCAAACCACCcctacataaaaatgttctgggAGGTGTTTGAGGAGCTGTCAGAAGATGAGAAAAGGACCTTCTTCT TATTTCTGACGGGATCTAAGCGAGTACCTATCCTGGGGATGGACCAGGTAATTATGACGGTTCAGTGCAGCCCTGAGTGGACTGAGGACCACTCCGCAGAGGCCCTTACGTGCCACAACCTTCTGTATCTGCCCATCTATCCTACGAAGGAGATGCTGAAGACCAAGCTCATTCATGCCATCACACACAACAGGGACTTCTGGATGGATGAGTTTAAGGCAGCTCAGCCTTAA
- the LOC111837251 gene encoding probable E3 ubiquitin-protein ligase HERC6 isoform X1, which produces MYSWGDGSRGHLGLRLQGAGTAVAVPRELADFPEQVTQVAAGESHTLILSNSGKIWTCGRNSSGQLGRRKGTNNVPVALDRPESAVGVASGQEHCLALCKSGEVLAWGRGSEGQLGTGRFDKQLKPRIIRLTMSSSMPTPVIQVACGKYHSLALTKEGEMFSWGRNSYGQLGLGKAISTQDVPSRVLSLIGVPVIQVCAGGEHSFAISLSGEIYCCGANNVGQLGLNRVDENGRFTVCAVPALRALSVCNISCGEAHSVVLSKDGDVFTFGEGKHGQLGHNSRNNELRPKKVEGLEGRAKQIACGSHHTLVLMASGHLLAFGNGSVGQLGTGRTENQLQPTPVQETWRSTGASADTDMKIAAGWNVSFIYSAPPQEPVEHICEKLQRWFPLTADNTHPGNVERDPALIFSSSSALVASFLREREPPLGDPSSVDLHAARRVFGQLQGRSWMDAAAKLVSDLFLHSKHMRSVEIFLILPECQLFQNDQNIIDFIQPMARSIINLPESSIKRLRTLWSSLELESFKKHLGMWKHALSILLKANLLPVYNTFVKDLLQILKEMHKANKSRKASQTVPASEFHLLDLNLFPVLFEDLGLWYLWKNQEETPETPAIFCRFPFVLDLQRKTFVFQSAAAAIKQILMFQMWPIVTPPLCLPLRRFALIEDTFQKLSTIDHENFKKDLAVRFVERENSELTLLDRKDFFLQIFKELFLPESGMFWTNDSGTLVWFPVKPTQPMKRYFLFGVLCGLAVHNNNTVHLPFPQVLFKKLLNAKPTLEDLRELSPELGNTLKNILEDRDDVAAMDLTYSVSWDGVTVELDPTEKDKPVTNANKYDFVRAYVDHILNKSVETIFGEVKRGFFTVCDVNLVELFQPHELMELMVGNEEYEWEKFRQNSIYEGAYQSNHPYIKMFWEVFEELSEDEKRTFFLFLTGSKRVPILGMDQVIMTVQCSPEWTEDHSAEALTCHNLLYLPIYPTKEMLKTKLIHAITHNRDFWMDEFKAAQP; this is translated from the exons ATGTACAGCTGGGGAGACGGCTCGCGTGGGCATCTCGGGCTTCGCCTGCAAGGCGCTGGCACAGCAGTGGCGGTGCCCCGAGAACTCGCTGACTTCCCCGAACAGGTGACACAAGTAGCCGCTGGAGAATCCCATACTCTGATTCTCAGCAATAGCGGGAAGATCTGGACATGCGGGCGCAACTCATCGGGACAACTCGGAAGACGAAAAGGAACGAACAATGTCCCAG TGGCATTGGATAGGCCAGAGAGCGCAGTGGGCGTGGCCAGCGGGCAGGAGCATTGCCTAGCGCTGTGTAAGTCGGGGGAGGTGCTGGCGTGGGGGCGTGGCAGCGAAGGCCAGCTGGGGACCGGACGCTTCGATAAACAGCTGAAGCCAAG GATAATACGTCTAACCATGTCATCAAGTATGCCTACACCTGTAATTCAAGTTGCATGCGGAAAATATCATTCCCTGGCTCTGACTAAGG AGGGTGAGATGTTTTCTTGGGGAAGGAACAGCTATGGACAGCTAGGCCTTGGCAAGGCTATTTCCACGCAGGATGTTCCCTCTCGGGTCCTCTCTCTTATTGGAGTGCCAGTGATCCAGGTTTGCGCAGGAGGAGAGCACAGCTTTGCCATCTCCCTCTCTGGGGAGATTTACTGCTGTGGAGCCAATAATGTTGGCCAACTGGGCCTCAACAGGGTGGATGAAAATG GAAGATTCACTGTATGTGCAGTTCCTGCTCTTAGAGCCCTTAGCGTGTGCAACATAAGTTGTGGAGAAGCCCATTCCGTGGTCCTCAGCAAG GATGGTGATGTGTTCACCTTTGGAGAGGGGAAGCATGGCCAGCTTGGACACAACTCCAGGAATAATGAGCTGAGACCTAAGAAGGTGGAGGGCTTAGAGGGTCGTGCTAAACAGATAGCATGTGGCAG CCATCATACCCTGGTGCTCATGGCATCCGGGCACCTGCTGGCCTTCGGGAATGGATCGGTGGGCCAGCTGGGGACCGGGCGAACAGAGAACCAGCTACAGCCCACCCCCGTGCAAGAAACCTGGAGATCCACTGGAGCGTCTGCAGATACTG ACATGAAGATAGCAGCGGGTTGGAATGTAAGCTTCATTTACTCCGCACCACCTCAG GAACCTGTTGAACATATTTGCGAGAAACTGCAGCGATGGTTTCCACTGACGGCAGACAATACTCATCCTGGGAACGTAGAAAg GGATCCTGCCCTTATCTTTTCATCAAGTTCTGCTCTGGTCGCAAGTTTCCTTAGAGAGAG AGAACCTCCTTTGGGTGACCCATCTTCTGTTGACCTACATGCTGCCAGACGGGTCTTCGGCCAACTGCAGGGCAGAAGTTGGATG GATGCAGCTGCGAAATTGGTCTCCGACCTTTTTCTCCATTCAAAACACATGAGATCAGTGGAGATCTTCCTCATACTGCCTGAATGTCAGCTGTTCCAGAACGACCAGAATATCATTGACTTTATCCAGCCAATGGCCAGATCCATCATCAATTTACCTGAATCGTCAATCAAACGGCTGA GAACCCTGTGGTCCTCTTTGGAGCTGGAGTCATTCAAGAAACACCTTGGCATGTGGAAACATGCTCTGTCCATCCTGCTGAAGGCTAACCTGCTTCCTGTGTATAATACGTTTGTGAAAGACTTACTTCAGATTCTGAAGGAAATGCACAAA GCAAATAAAAGCAGAAAAGCATCTCAGACTGTTCCTGCTTCTGAATTTCATTTACTGGACCTGAATCTCTTCCCTGTTTTGTTTGAGGACTTGGGTCTGTGGTATCTTTGGAAGAACCAGGAG GAGACCCCAGAGACTCCAGCCATTTTCTGCCGCTTTCCATTTGTTCTGGACCTTCAGAGAAAGACCTTTGTCTTTCAGTCAGCTGCAGCCGCGATTAAG CAAATCCTGATGTTCCAGATGTGGCCCATTGTGACGCCACCACTGTGTCTCCCGCTCCGCCGCTTTGCACTCATCGAGGACACATTCCAGAAACTCAGCACCATCGACCACGAGAACTTCAAGAAGGATCTTGCG GTCAGGTTTGTGGAGAGGGAAAATTCAGAGCTGACGCTTCTCGACCGAAAGGACTTCTTCCTTCAGATTTTCAAGGAGCTGTTTTTGCCGGAATCTGGAATGTTCTGGACCAATGATTCAGGAACGTTGGTGTGGTTCCCTGTGAAG CCCACGCAACCAATGAAAAGGTACTTCCTGTTTGGGGTCTTGTGTGGACTAGCTGTACACAACAACAACACTGTGCACCTACCATTTCCCCAAGTTCTATTCAAGAAGCTGTTAAATGCAAAACCCACATTGGAGGACTTGAGAGAACTCAGCCCTGAACTTGGAAA TACTTTGAAGAACATCTTGGAGGACAGAGATGATGTTGCAGCCATGGACCTGACCTACTCA GTGAGCTGGGATGGTGTAACTGTGGAACTGGATCCCACTGAAAAAGACAAACCTGTCACCAATGCCAACAA ATATGATTTTGTCAGGGCCTATGTTGATCACATCCTAAACAAATCAGTGGAGACGATCTTTGGGGAGGTCAAGAGAGGCTTCTTCACGGTTTGTGACGTGAACTTGGTGGAGCTCTTCCAGCCTCACGAACTGATGGAGCTGATGGTGGGGAATGAGGAATATGAGTGGGAGAAATTCAGACAG AACTCAATATATGAGGGAGCGTACCAGTCAAACCACCcctacataaaaatgttctgggAGGTGTTTGAGGAGCTGTCAGAAGATGAGAAAAGGACCTTCTTCT TATTTCTGACGGGATCTAAGCGAGTACCTATCCTGGGGATGGACCAGGTAATTATGACGGTTCAGTGCAGCCCTGAGTGGACTGAGGACCACTCCGCAGAGGCCCTTACGTGCCACAACCTTCTGTATCTGCCCATCTATCCTACGAAGGAGATGCTGAAGACCAAGCTCATTCATGCCATCACACACAACAGGGACTTCTGGATGGATGAGTTTAAGGCAGCTCAGCCTTAA
- the LOC111837251 gene encoding probable E3 ubiquitin-protein ligase HERC6 isoform X3: MALDRPESAVGVASGQEHCLALCKSGEVLAWGRGSEGQLGTGRFDKQLKPRIIRLTMSSSMPTPVIQVACGKYHSLALTKEGEMFSWGRNSYGQLGLGKAISTQDVPSRVLSLIGVPVIQVCAGGEHSFAISLSGEIYCCGANNVGQLGLNRVDENGRFTVCAVPALRALSVCNISCGEAHSVVLSKDGDVFTFGEGKHGQLGHNSRNNELRPKKVEGLEGRAKQIACGSHHTLVLMASGHLLAFGNGSVGQLGTGRTENQLQPTPVQETWRSTGASADTDMKIAAGWNVSFIYSAPPQEPVEHICEKLQRWFPLTADNTHPGNVERDPALIFSSSSALVASFLREREPPLGDPSSVDLHAARRVFGQLQGRSWMDAAAKLVSDLFLHSKHMRSVEIFLILPECQLFQNDQNIIDFIQPMARSIINLPESSIKRLRTLWSSLELESFKKHLGMWKHALSILLKANLLPVYNTFVKDLLQILKEMHKANKSRKASQTVPASEFHLLDLNLFPVLFEDLGLWYLWKNQEETPETPAIFCRFPFVLDLQRKTFVFQSAAAAIKQILMFQMWPIVTPPLCLPLRRFALIEDTFQKLSTIDHENFKKDLAVRFVERENSELTLLDRKDFFLQIFKELFLPESGMFWTNDSGTLVWFPVKPTQPMKRYFLFGVLCGLAVHNNNTVHLPFPQVLFKKLLNAKPTLEDLRELSPELGNTLKNILEDRDDVAAMDLTYSVSWDGVTVELDPTEKDKPVTNANKYDFVRAYVDHILNKSVETIFGEVKRGFFTVCDVNLVELFQPHELMELMVGNEEYEWEKFRQNSIYEGAYQSNHPYIKMFWEVFEELSEDEKRTFFLFLTGSKRVPILGMDQVIMTVQCSPEWTEDHSAEALTCHNLLYLPIYPTKEMLKTKLIHAITHNRDFWMDEFKAAQP; the protein is encoded by the exons A TGGCATTGGATAGGCCAGAGAGCGCAGTGGGCGTGGCCAGCGGGCAGGAGCATTGCCTAGCGCTGTGTAAGTCGGGGGAGGTGCTGGCGTGGGGGCGTGGCAGCGAAGGCCAGCTGGGGACCGGACGCTTCGATAAACAGCTGAAGCCAAG GATAATACGTCTAACCATGTCATCAAGTATGCCTACACCTGTAATTCAAGTTGCATGCGGAAAATATCATTCCCTGGCTCTGACTAAGG AGGGTGAGATGTTTTCTTGGGGAAGGAACAGCTATGGACAGCTAGGCCTTGGCAAGGCTATTTCCACGCAGGATGTTCCCTCTCGGGTCCTCTCTCTTATTGGAGTGCCAGTGATCCAGGTTTGCGCAGGAGGAGAGCACAGCTTTGCCATCTCCCTCTCTGGGGAGATTTACTGCTGTGGAGCCAATAATGTTGGCCAACTGGGCCTCAACAGGGTGGATGAAAATG GAAGATTCACTGTATGTGCAGTTCCTGCTCTTAGAGCCCTTAGCGTGTGCAACATAAGTTGTGGAGAAGCCCATTCCGTGGTCCTCAGCAAG GATGGTGATGTGTTCACCTTTGGAGAGGGGAAGCATGGCCAGCTTGGACACAACTCCAGGAATAATGAGCTGAGACCTAAGAAGGTGGAGGGCTTAGAGGGTCGTGCTAAACAGATAGCATGTGGCAG CCATCATACCCTGGTGCTCATGGCATCCGGGCACCTGCTGGCCTTCGGGAATGGATCGGTGGGCCAGCTGGGGACCGGGCGAACAGAGAACCAGCTACAGCCCACCCCCGTGCAAGAAACCTGGAGATCCACTGGAGCGTCTGCAGATACTG ACATGAAGATAGCAGCGGGTTGGAATGTAAGCTTCATTTACTCCGCACCACCTCAG GAACCTGTTGAACATATTTGCGAGAAACTGCAGCGATGGTTTCCACTGACGGCAGACAATACTCATCCTGGGAACGTAGAAAg GGATCCTGCCCTTATCTTTTCATCAAGTTCTGCTCTGGTCGCAAGTTTCCTTAGAGAGAG AGAACCTCCTTTGGGTGACCCATCTTCTGTTGACCTACATGCTGCCAGACGGGTCTTCGGCCAACTGCAGGGCAGAAGTTGGATG GATGCAGCTGCGAAATTGGTCTCCGACCTTTTTCTCCATTCAAAACACATGAGATCAGTGGAGATCTTCCTCATACTGCCTGAATGTCAGCTGTTCCAGAACGACCAGAATATCATTGACTTTATCCAGCCAATGGCCAGATCCATCATCAATTTACCTGAATCGTCAATCAAACGGCTGA GAACCCTGTGGTCCTCTTTGGAGCTGGAGTCATTCAAGAAACACCTTGGCATGTGGAAACATGCTCTGTCCATCCTGCTGAAGGCTAACCTGCTTCCTGTGTATAATACGTTTGTGAAAGACTTACTTCAGATTCTGAAGGAAATGCACAAA GCAAATAAAAGCAGAAAAGCATCTCAGACTGTTCCTGCTTCTGAATTTCATTTACTGGACCTGAATCTCTTCCCTGTTTTGTTTGAGGACTTGGGTCTGTGGTATCTTTGGAAGAACCAGGAG GAGACCCCAGAGACTCCAGCCATTTTCTGCCGCTTTCCATTTGTTCTGGACCTTCAGAGAAAGACCTTTGTCTTTCAGTCAGCTGCAGCCGCGATTAAG CAAATCCTGATGTTCCAGATGTGGCCCATTGTGACGCCACCACTGTGTCTCCCGCTCCGCCGCTTTGCACTCATCGAGGACACATTCCAGAAACTCAGCACCATCGACCACGAGAACTTCAAGAAGGATCTTGCG GTCAGGTTTGTGGAGAGGGAAAATTCAGAGCTGACGCTTCTCGACCGAAAGGACTTCTTCCTTCAGATTTTCAAGGAGCTGTTTTTGCCGGAATCTGGAATGTTCTGGACCAATGATTCAGGAACGTTGGTGTGGTTCCCTGTGAAG CCCACGCAACCAATGAAAAGGTACTTCCTGTTTGGGGTCTTGTGTGGACTAGCTGTACACAACAACAACACTGTGCACCTACCATTTCCCCAAGTTCTATTCAAGAAGCTGTTAAATGCAAAACCCACATTGGAGGACTTGAGAGAACTCAGCCCTGAACTTGGAAA TACTTTGAAGAACATCTTGGAGGACAGAGATGATGTTGCAGCCATGGACCTGACCTACTCA GTGAGCTGGGATGGTGTAACTGTGGAACTGGATCCCACTGAAAAAGACAAACCTGTCACCAATGCCAACAA ATATGATTTTGTCAGGGCCTATGTTGATCACATCCTAAACAAATCAGTGGAGACGATCTTTGGGGAGGTCAAGAGAGGCTTCTTCACGGTTTGTGACGTGAACTTGGTGGAGCTCTTCCAGCCTCACGAACTGATGGAGCTGATGGTGGGGAATGAGGAATATGAGTGGGAGAAATTCAGACAG AACTCAATATATGAGGGAGCGTACCAGTCAAACCACCcctacataaaaatgttctgggAGGTGTTTGAGGAGCTGTCAGAAGATGAGAAAAGGACCTTCTTCT TATTTCTGACGGGATCTAAGCGAGTACCTATCCTGGGGATGGACCAGGTAATTATGACGGTTCAGTGCAGCCCTGAGTGGACTGAGGACCACTCCGCAGAGGCCCTTACGTGCCACAACCTTCTGTATCTGCCCATCTATCCTACGAAGGAGATGCTGAAGACCAAGCTCATTCATGCCATCACACACAACAGGGACTTCTGGATGGATGAGTTTAAGGCAGCTCAGCCTTAA